The following are from one region of the Catenulispora sp. EB89 genome:
- a CDS encoding type I polyketide synthase has translation MPAEQIAVIGMACRLPRASDPAGFWTLLREGVDAVGEVPAERWPQGAAAGYRRGGFLDEVDRFDAGFFGISPHEAAAMDPQQRLMLELAWEACEQARIAPDRLRGSDTAVYVGAIAADYAALVDRLGAAALSSHTLAGVQRGIIANRISYVLGLRGRSMTVDTGQSSSLAAVLSACEDLRRGDSRIALAGGVNLNLLPETTEAISRFGALSPDGRCHTFDARANGYVRGEGGALLVLKPLRAALADGDTVHCVILGGTLNNDGGGTGLTVPDARAQREVIGSAWRQAGVGAAEVQYVELHGTGTAVGDPIEAAALGGALVDAVDAVDAAGGDGAGRDDGAGPLLVGSVKTNIGHLEGAAGIAGLLKVVLSLTHRELPASLNFTTASPQIPLADLKLDVVRERRGWPRPDRRLVAGVSSFGMGGTNCHLVLAEAPAAVSAEPVSAQARPSAVVLSARSAEALRGQARSLSDYLDRNAATDTADVVLSLIRTRTRFEHRAVFLNADRTALKASLDALADNRPEPAVVTGRAVSGSVALIFPGEDSQWPGMARDLLDGACPAFERRLDECAQALEPHLDYALLDVLHQRPGAPEPSRIDVAQPVRWAVTVALAELWRSWGVRPDIVIGHSDGEIAAATAIGALDLEDAALVVARRSLDARSSADELRSAFASIRPRSVPATFISSVTGEPIDTATLDADYWSRDLRHPVRFADAVRGAIDLGAGLFIQPSPHPVLIEAIEQSAEAEDVAVVSTLRRDQDGPHRLRHARAEAFVAGADIDWDADCVLPGARLIDLPTYAFQRERHWLADMPQPTEPTEPIEPIEPIEPTEPIELAESAELAGPTEPIEPIEPIEPTESTESAESAESAEPTEPTAIEPPPAPAHPTSTAARSRTELRDLVADTAAHILGHPDRRAIDHSRSFKDLGFDSSATVELCRRLRSATGLRLATSAVYDFPTPKRLADHLHAGLADTPPSAPNEPQPARLTRAAPRSPSAPQSPDQDQAQDPIAITAIGCRYPGGVESPADLWRLVAAGTDAITPLPTGRGWDLDALLGSGAGRPGSCATRFGGFLHDADRFDAAFFGLSPREALAMDPQQRLLLETAWEALERAGLDPTGLEGSPVGVFVGAMAAEYGPRLHRPTGVADGHLLTGTALSVASGRIAYTFGFQGPAITVDTACSSSLVAVQLAVQALRRGECPMALAGGVTLMANPGHLVEFSRQNGLAPDGRAKAFSASADGTAFAEGAGLLLLERLSDARRAGRPVLAVVRGGAVNSDGASNGLTAPNGQAQQDVIRRALADAGLAAHEVDVVEAHGTGTALGDPVEAHAIAATYGRAHSDAAPVWLGSVKSNIGHTQAAAGVAGVIKMVMAMRHELLPRTLHAEEPTREVDWDAAAVRLLAEDRPWPRQDRPRRAAVSSFGISGTNAHLIIESFESFEPFDDAPAPAADAPAPDAPAATAPLVWTFSARTAASLRAYAARLATFAADLDAVDDRTLLATGPALARRAQFPHRAAVVAADRAHLRAALEDLAADRPNPAAWTGIASPRTEPVFVFPGQGSQWHGMAAELARTDETFAAHLRRCDEALAPHTGWSVLDVLHGTEGAPPMDGSDVIQPVLFAVTIALAALWQAAGIRPAAVVGHSMGEIAASHIAGALSLPDAAKLVAARSQVIGSIDGTGAMLSAVAPAARIHELLAPWADRLWVALRNGPHSTVIGGDPDAVEEFTQRWGESIQLRRAALAYAAHTPHIARVRDELYRKIGVITPAAADIPILSSYLGARVDPATLGTDHWYESLACQVRFDEAVRAASAVVESPLFIEVSPHPILCGDVEDTLAEAGLDGAAVGSLRRDSGGRRQFLAAAAQAYVQGAPVDWQALLGSADRYVEPPAYAFDRQRFWLESTENADSTKNTDHASTSAQRHSLFDSIVAVAEDDRILLSGRLSLASSPWLADHTIGGVVLLPATAFAELALQAADAAGAGAEWIEELTLHTPLALTASDAMDIQVTVGAADASGRRSLSVYSRPCDGSSSEWTRNASGQLGPGDSAPAGGAVPATWPPVDAVPVDLEDLYERLAATGYEYGPSFQGLQAAWRTDDGFCAEVRLPAGAMPEASAFAMHPALFDAVLHILVLDAMSDAPDAGLLLPFSFSGLDVAVTGTESLRVRLTGRSDSAVKLDLFDSTGRRVGGVDSLALRRVPVNRALGGSAASGLYDFTWAATGLSEADLEGRHWAVLGDSSESAAITAALKEFGADIEHFDDLSALVTAPRSELPAVVVVPCAAEAARAIGEALTPMLDLVQQWAADERLADTQLLVLADRTTPAAAAVWGLIRCVQAEHPGRFAIADPGLLGGQVRDRAAWRLVAAGLDAAQTQFAVEGGRLLAPRLARRSAATAAPDLSDLTTGTVLITGATGGIGALVAQRLVTDHGVRDLLLVSRSGAAAPGAADLSARLTDLGARVRIESCDVADRTALTALLASVPADRPLVGVVHAAGMLDDALVAALTPERCAAVLRPKADAAWLLHELTADLPLRAFVLFSSVVGVLGNAGQANYGAANAVLDALSAHRRSLGLPAIAIAWGPWTVGMTEGLTKADEARFARSGLAALDAAAGLDLFDAALRSADTAADVDADADATTATSTAVVVAAKWDREAPRRTTTPPRQPGARPARQPTPAARLADLSRPEALEALLAMVRRNVAVALAHETAEAVDVDRSFSELGFDSLSSVELRRTLGDELGRRLPATLLFDHPTVAAVAGFLLRELAADEPGVDDVLRDAVDRALDRLGADGADDAQRARVAAVLDAALARLGAPQRTGGGADRFDGVSDEEIFQFIEQL, from the coding sequence GTGCCCGCGGAGCAGATCGCGGTGATCGGCATGGCCTGCCGGCTGCCTCGCGCGTCGGACCCCGCAGGGTTCTGGACGCTGCTGCGCGAGGGCGTGGACGCGGTCGGCGAGGTACCGGCGGAGCGCTGGCCGCAGGGCGCGGCGGCCGGGTACCGGCGCGGCGGGTTCCTGGACGAGGTCGACCGGTTCGACGCGGGCTTCTTCGGCATCTCCCCGCACGAGGCGGCGGCGATGGACCCGCAGCAGCGGCTGATGCTGGAGCTGGCCTGGGAGGCCTGCGAGCAGGCGCGGATCGCGCCGGACCGGCTGCGCGGCAGCGACACCGCGGTGTACGTCGGCGCCATCGCGGCCGACTACGCCGCCCTCGTGGACCGGCTCGGCGCCGCCGCGCTCAGCTCGCACACGCTGGCCGGCGTGCAGCGCGGCATCATCGCCAACCGGATCTCCTACGTGCTGGGCCTTCGCGGCCGCAGCATGACCGTCGACACCGGCCAGTCCTCGTCGCTGGCGGCCGTGCTGAGCGCCTGCGAGGACCTGCGCCGCGGCGACTCCCGCATCGCGCTGGCCGGCGGCGTCAACCTCAACCTCCTGCCGGAGACCACCGAGGCGATCAGCCGCTTCGGCGCCCTGTCGCCCGACGGGCGCTGCCACACCTTCGACGCACGCGCGAACGGCTACGTCCGCGGCGAGGGCGGCGCGCTCCTCGTGCTGAAGCCGCTGCGTGCGGCGCTGGCCGACGGCGACACAGTGCACTGCGTCATCCTCGGCGGCACGCTGAACAACGACGGCGGCGGCACCGGCCTTACCGTCCCCGACGCCCGGGCCCAGCGCGAGGTCATCGGCAGCGCCTGGCGCCAGGCCGGCGTCGGCGCCGCCGAGGTGCAGTACGTGGAGCTGCACGGCACCGGGACGGCGGTCGGCGACCCGATCGAGGCGGCGGCGCTGGGCGGGGCGCTGGTTGACGCGGTTGACGCGGTTGACGCGGCGGGAGGCGACGGCGCCGGGAGAGACGACGGCGCCGGACCGCTGCTAGTCGGCTCGGTGAAGACGAACATCGGCCACCTCGAGGGCGCGGCAGGCATCGCGGGGCTGCTCAAGGTCGTGCTCAGCCTCACGCACCGGGAACTCCCCGCGAGCCTGAACTTCACCACGGCGTCGCCGCAGATCCCTCTCGCGGATCTGAAGCTTGATGTGGTGCGCGAGCGGCGGGGCTGGCCGAGGCCGGATCGGCGGCTGGTGGCCGGGGTCAGCTCGTTCGGCATGGGCGGCACGAACTGCCACCTGGTGCTCGCCGAGGCGCCGGCTGCGGTGTCGGCCGAACCGGTCTCTGCGCAGGCCCGCCCGAGTGCGGTAGTGCTCTCCGCTCGCTCCGCCGAAGCCCTGCGCGGCCAGGCGCGCAGCCTCTCCGACTACTTGGACCGCAACGCTGCCACCGACACCGCCGACGTGGTGCTCTCCTTGATCCGCACCCGGACCCGCTTCGAACACCGGGCCGTGTTCCTCAATGCCGACCGCACCGCGCTGAAAGCCAGCCTCGACGCGCTCGCCGACAACCGCCCCGAGCCGGCAGTCGTCACGGGGCGCGCAGTCTCCGGTTCCGTCGCGCTGATCTTCCCCGGCGAGGACTCGCAGTGGCCCGGCATGGCCCGCGACCTGCTCGACGGAGCCTGCCCGGCATTCGAGCGCCGCCTCGACGAGTGCGCCCAAGCGCTGGAGCCGCATCTCGACTACGCGCTGCTCGACGTCCTGCACCAGCGGCCGGGTGCCCCGGAGCCGTCCCGGATCGACGTGGCGCAGCCCGTGCGGTGGGCGGTCACGGTGGCACTCGCAGAGCTCTGGCGCTCCTGGGGCGTGCGGCCCGACATCGTGATCGGCCACTCCGACGGCGAGATCGCCGCCGCGACCGCGATCGGTGCGCTGGACCTGGAGGATGCCGCGCTCGTCGTCGCGCGGCGCAGCCTGGACGCGCGATCGTCCGCCGACGAGCTGCGCTCCGCATTCGCCTCGATCCGGCCGAGGAGCGTGCCCGCCACCTTCATATCCAGCGTGACCGGCGAGCCGATCGACACCGCCACCCTCGACGCCGACTACTGGTCCCGCGATCTGCGCCATCCCGTGCGCTTCGCCGACGCCGTACGCGGAGCCATCGACCTCGGCGCCGGACTGTTCATCCAGCCGAGCCCGCATCCCGTGCTGATCGAGGCGATCGAGCAGAGCGCCGAGGCGGAAGACGTCGCCGTTGTCAGCACCCTGCGCCGCGACCAAGACGGACCGCACCGGCTGCGGCACGCTCGCGCCGAGGCGTTCGTCGCCGGGGCCGACATCGACTGGGACGCGGACTGCGTGCTCCCCGGGGCCCGGCTCATCGACCTGCCCACCTACGCTTTCCAGCGCGAGCGCCACTGGCTCGCGGACATGCCGCAGCCGACTGAACCGACCGAGCCGATCGAGCCGATCGAGCCGATTGAGCCGACTGAGCCGATCGAGCTGGCCGAGTCGGCCGAGCTGGCCGGGCCGACCGAGCCGATCGAGCCGATCGAGCCGATCGAGCCGACCGAGTCGACCGAGTCGGCCGAGTCGGCCGAGTCGGCCGAGCCGACCGAGCCGACTGCCATCGAACCGCCGCCGGCCCCCGCGCATCCGACGTCTACTGCTGCCCGCAGCCGCACCGAACTCCGCGACCTGGTCGCCGACACCGCGGCGCACATCCTCGGCCACCCCGATCGCCGAGCGATCGACCACTCCCGCAGTTTCAAAGACCTCGGCTTCGACTCATCCGCCACCGTCGAACTCTGCCGGCGCCTGCGCTCCGCCACCGGCCTGCGCCTCGCCACCTCGGCCGTCTACGACTTCCCGACCCCCAAGCGCCTCGCCGACCACCTGCACGCCGGGCTGGCCGATACCCCGCCCTCCGCGCCGAACGAGCCACAGCCTGCGCGGCTCACCCGCGCCGCGCCGAGAAGCCCGAGCGCCCCGCAGAGCCCCGACCAGGACCAGGCCCAAGACCCCATCGCCATCACCGCAATCGGCTGCCGCTACCCCGGCGGCGTCGAATCCCCCGCCGACCTCTGGCGCCTTGTCGCCGCCGGCACCGACGCCATCACCCCCCTGCCCACCGGCCGTGGCTGGGACCTCGATGCGCTCCTCGGCTCCGGCGCGGGCCGTCCCGGTAGCTGCGCCACCCGCTTCGGCGGCTTCCTGCACGACGCCGACCGCTTCGACGCCGCGTTCTTCGGTCTGAGCCCGCGCGAGGCGCTGGCCATGGACCCGCAGCAGCGTCTGCTCCTGGAGACCGCGTGGGAGGCGTTGGAGCGCGCCGGCCTGGACCCGACCGGGCTTGAGGGCTCGCCGGTCGGCGTCTTCGTCGGGGCGATGGCCGCCGAGTACGGTCCGCGGCTGCACCGGCCCACCGGGGTTGCCGACGGCCACCTGCTCACCGGCACCGCGCTGTCCGTCGCGTCCGGCCGCATCGCCTACACCTTCGGGTTCCAGGGTCCTGCGATCACCGTCGACACCGCCTGCTCCTCCTCGCTGGTCGCCGTGCAGCTCGCGGTGCAGGCGCTGCGGCGCGGCGAGTGCCCGATGGCGCTGGCCGGCGGGGTCACGCTGATGGCGAACCCGGGGCACCTGGTGGAGTTCAGCCGCCAGAACGGCCTGGCCCCCGACGGCCGCGCGAAGGCCTTCTCCGCCTCGGCCGACGGCACCGCCTTCGCCGAGGGGGCCGGCCTGCTGCTGCTCGAACGTCTCTCCGACGCCCGCCGCGCCGGCCGCCCGGTGCTGGCCGTCGTCCGCGGCGGCGCCGTCAACTCCGACGGCGCCAGCAACGGTCTGACCGCGCCCAACGGCCAGGCTCAGCAGGACGTGATCCGCCGCGCCCTGGCCGACGCCGGGCTCGCCGCCCACGAGGTGGACGTCGTCGAGGCGCACGGCACCGGCACCGCGCTCGGCGACCCGGTCGAGGCGCACGCGATCGCCGCCACCTACGGCCGCGCGCACTCCGACGCCGCTCCCGTGTGGCTCGGATCGGTGAAGTCGAACATCGGCCACACCCAGGCCGCCGCGGGTGTCGCCGGCGTCATCAAGATGGTGATGGCGATGCGCCACGAGCTGCTGCCCCGCACCCTGCACGCCGAGGAGCCCACGCGGGAAGTGGACTGGGACGCCGCCGCCGTCCGGCTGCTCGCCGAGGACCGCCCCTGGCCGCGGCAGGACCGGCCCCGGCGCGCGGCGGTGTCCAGCTTCGGGATCAGCGGCACCAATGCGCACCTGATCATCGAGTCCTTCGAGTCCTTCGAGCCTTTCGACGATGCACCCGCACCCGCCGCCGACGCTCCGGCCCCCGACGCTCCGGCCGCCACCGCGCCCCTGGTCTGGACCTTCTCGGCACGCACCGCCGCCTCCCTCCGAGCCTACGCCGCCCGCCTCGCGACCTTCGCCGCCGACCTCGACGCCGTCGATGACCGCACCCTGCTAGCCACCGGCCCAGCCCTCGCCCGCCGCGCTCAGTTCCCCCACCGCGCCGCAGTCGTCGCCGCCGACCGTGCTCACCTCCGCGCCGCGCTCGAAGACCTCGCCGCCGACCGCCCGAACCCCGCCGCCTGGACCGGAATCGCCTCCCCGCGCACCGAGCCGGTGTTCGTCTTCCCGGGCCAGGGCTCGCAGTGGCACGGCATGGCCGCCGAACTCGCCCGCACCGACGAGACCTTCGCCGCGCACCTCCGCCGCTGCGACGAAGCCCTGGCCCCGCACACCGGATGGTCCGTCCTCGACGTCCTGCACGGCACCGAAGGCGCCCCGCCGATGGACGGCTCCGACGTCATCCAGCCGGTCCTGTTCGCGGTCACCATCGCGCTCGCCGCGCTCTGGCAGGCCGCCGGGATCCGTCCCGCGGCGGTGGTCGGGCACTCGATGGGCGAGATCGCCGCGTCCCACATCGCCGGCGCGCTGAGCCTGCCCGACGCCGCGAAGCTGGTGGCCGCGCGCAGCCAGGTCATCGGCTCCATCGACGGCACCGGCGCGATGCTCTCCGCGGTCGCGCCCGCCGCGCGGATCCACGAGCTGCTCGCACCGTGGGCCGACCGGCTGTGGGTCGCGCTGCGCAACGGCCCCCACAGCACGGTGATCGGCGGCGATCCCGACGCGGTCGAGGAGTTCACGCAGCGCTGGGGCGAGAGCATCCAGCTCCGCCGCGCCGCCCTCGCCTACGCGGCGCACACCCCGCACATCGCCCGGGTCCGCGACGAGCTCTACCGGAAGATCGGCGTGATCACCCCCGCCGCCGCCGACATCCCGATCCTCTCGTCCTACCTCGGAGCCCGCGTCGATCCGGCCACGCTCGGCACCGACCACTGGTACGAGAGCCTGGCCTGCCAGGTCCGGTTCGACGAGGCGGTCCGCGCCGCCTCCGCCGTCGTCGAGTCGCCGCTGTTCATCGAGGTCAGCCCACACCCGATCCTGTGCGGCGACGTCGAGGACACCCTGGCCGAGGCGGGCCTGGACGGCGCGGCCGTCGGCTCGCTGCGCCGCGATTCCGGCGGCCGGCGGCAGTTCCTCGCCGCGGCCGCGCAGGCCTACGTCCAAGGCGCCCCGGTGGACTGGCAGGCGCTGCTGGGTTCCGCAGACCGGTACGTCGAGCCGCCGGCGTACGCGTTCGACCGCCAGCGCTTCTGGTTGGAGAGCACTGAGAACGCTGACAGCACCAAGAACACCGATCACGCATCGACGAGCGCCCAGCGGCACTCGCTGTTCGACTCGATCGTGGCGGTCGCCGAGGACGACCGGATCCTGCTGTCCGGCCGGCTCTCCCTCGCTTCGTCGCCATGGCTCGCAGACCACACCATCGGCGGTGTCGTGCTCCTACCCGCCACCGCCTTCGCGGAGCTCGCCCTGCAAGCCGCGGACGCGGCCGGGGCCGGGGCCGAGTGGATCGAGGAGCTGACCCTGCACACGCCGCTGGCGCTGACGGCATCGGACGCGATGGACATCCAGGTCACGGTCGGCGCGGCCGACGCGTCCGGCCGGCGCTCCCTGTCGGTGTACTCCCGTCCCTGCGACGGCTCCAGCTCCGAATGGACCCGGAACGCGAGCGGACAGCTGGGCCCCGGCGACTCCGCCCCCGCCGGGGGAGCGGTGCCGGCCACCTGGCCACCGGTCGACGCCGTCCCCGTGGACCTCGAAGACCTTTACGAGCGACTGGCCGCCACCGGGTACGAATACGGACCCTCGTTCCAAGGCCTCCAAGCCGCATGGCGCACCGACGACGGCTTCTGCGCGGAGGTCCGGCTGCCCGCAGGCGCCATGCCCGAAGCCAGTGCATTCGCGATGCACCCCGCGCTGTTCGACGCGGTGCTGCACATCCTCGTCCTCGACGCGATGAGCGACGCGCCCGACGCCGGCCTGCTGCTCCCGTTCTCCTTCTCGGGCCTGGACGTGGCCGTCACCGGGACCGAAAGCCTGCGAGTGCGCCTGACCGGACGTTCCGACAGCGCGGTCAAGCTTGATCTCTTCGACTCCACCGGCCGTCGCGTCGGCGGCGTCGACAGCCTCGCGCTGCGCCGCGTTCCGGTGAATCGCGCACTCGGCGGTTCGGCCGCCTCGGGCCTGTATGACTTCACGTGGGCGGCGACCGGCCTGAGCGAAGCAGACCTCGAAGGACGCCATTGGGCCGTGCTCGGCGACAGCAGCGAATCGGCGGCGATCACCGCCGCGCTGAAGGAGTTCGGCGCCGACATCGAGCACTTCGACGATCTGTCCGCCCTGGTCACGGCACCCCGCAGCGAGCTGCCCGCAGTGGTCGTCGTGCCCTGCGCGGCAGAGGCGGCGCGCGCCATCGGCGAAGCGCTCACGCCGATGCTCGACCTCGTTCAGCAGTGGGCCGCCGACGAACGCCTCGCGGATACGCAGCTGCTGGTCCTTGCCGACCGGACGACGCCCGCCGCCGCAGCTGTCTGGGGCCTGATCCGCTGTGTGCAGGCCGAGCATCCGGGACGCTTCGCGATCGCCGATCCCGGGCTGCTCGGCGGTCAGGTCCGCGACCGTGCGGCGTGGCGCCTCGTCGCCGCCGGGCTCGACGCCGCGCAGACCCAGTTCGCCGTGGAGGGTGGCCGGTTGCTCGCTCCGCGCCTGGCACGGCGCTCGGCGGCGACCGCCGCGCCAGACCTGTCCGATCTGACCACGGGCACCGTCCTGATCACGGGAGCGACCGGAGGCATCGGCGCCCTGGTCGCCCAGCGGCTCGTCACCGACCACGGAGTCAGGGACCTGCTCCTCGTCTCCCGCAGCGGCGCCGCGGCACCCGGTGCGGCAGACCTGTCCGCTCGGCTCACCGACCTCGGCGCACGGGTCCGGATCGAATCCTGCGACGTCGCGGACCGCACGGCCCTGACCGCACTCCTCGCCTCCGTGCCCGCCGACCGGCCGCTGGTCGGCGTGGTGCACGCGGCCGGCATGCTCGACGACGCGCTCGTCGCGGCCCTGACCCCGGAGCGTTGCGCGGCCGTCCTGCGGCCCAAGGCGGACGCCGCGTGGCTGCTGCACGAGCTGACCGCCGACCTGCCGCTGCGCGCCTTCGTGCTCTTCTCCTCGGTCGTCGGCGTGCTCGGCAACGCCGGACAGGCGAACTACGGCGCGGCGAACGCCGTCCTGGACGCGCTGTCCGCGCATCGTCGCTCGCTCGGCCTGCCGGCGATCGCGATTGCCTGGGGCCCGTGGACCGTCGGCATGACCGAGGGCCTGACGAAGGCCGACGAGGCACGCTTCGCACGCTCCGGACTCGCCGCGCTCGACGCGGCGGCGGGCCTCGACCTGTTCGACGCCGCGCTGCGCTCCGCCGATACCGCCGCCGATGTCGATGCCGATGCCGACGCCACTACCGCCACCTCCACTGCGGTCGTCGTCGCCGCGAAGTGGGACCGCGAAGCCCCCCGCCGTACCACCACCCCGCCCCGGCAGCCCGGCGCGCGCCCGGCACGGCAGCCGACGCCCGCGGCCCGACTCGCCGACCTGAGCCGCCCCGAAGCCCTCGAAGCCCTGCTGGCCATGGTCCGCCGCAACGTCGCCGTCGCCCTGGCCCACGAGACCGCTGAGGCCGTCGACGTCGACCGTTCCTTCAGCGAACTCGGCTTCGACTCCCTGTCCTCCGTCGAGCTCCGCCGCACGCTCGGCGACGAGCTCGGCCGCCGCCTCCCCGCGACGCTCCTGTTCGACCACCCCACCGTCGCCGCGGTCGCCGGGTTCCTGCTCCGGGAGCTGGCGGCCGACGAACCGGGTGTGGACGACGTCCTGCGCGATGCCGTGGACCGCGCGTTGGACCGCCTCGGCGCCGACGGCGCCGACGACGCACAACGCGCCCGCGTGGCCGCCGTCCTCGACGCGGCCCTGGCCCGCCTCGGCGCCCCGCAGCGCACCGGCGGCGGCGCCGACCGGTTCGACGGGGTGTCCGACGAAGAGATCTTCCAGTTCATCGAACAGCTCTGA